The nucleotide window TTGGCATAAGGGAGGGAGAACTCCTTGAAGTCAACATCGAGGGAGACAGAATAGTCCTTCGGAGGTTCAAAAGGGAAAGGAAGCGCCTGAAACTCGGCAGGAACGTAACCCCCGAGGAGATAGAGAAGTCCATTGAGGAGGGCATGATGGAATGCATGGGGTCATAGACACGAACGTCCTCATCTACGACACCTTCGAGGACACGGAGTTCCACAAAAGGGCGGAGGAGGTACTTGAATCCCTCGACAGGTGGTACGTTCCGGCGATAGTCGTGCAGGAGTACGTGTGGTTCTTCAAAAACAACGGCTTTTCGGCGGAAGAAGCGCTCGAGGCCCTCAAGGGGTACACAGAGGATCCAAGATTCAAGGGATTGAGTGAAGACCCTCAACTAATCGAAAGCGCTCTGGACTTAGTGGTAGCCGAAAAACTCTCGCTCTCACATTTCAACGACGCGGTAATTCTTCTTCACACCCTGGAGAGGGGAACCCTCGTTACCTTCGACGTCAAGCTGAGAAACCTGGCAAAAAGAAAAGGGGTTGTTGTTCTCCCAGAGGAGCTTTAATCACTTCAAAATCCCCAAGCTTTTGTTCGTCTTCTTTATGCTCTCCCACTTGTCTGCGAGCTCAAACATGGCCCTTATCGCGTCGATATTCTCCGGAACCACGTCGCTCTCCTGGTGGACGGCCTGAATGTAGAACAGCCTGTTTCCACGCACGTTTATGCTCTCCTTCCAGACGGCTATCTCGTAGAGGTTGTTCCACTCGCGGTGCAGGTCCCTTGCAAACTCTATGAGCTGGGCTGTGCTCTCGAATCCCTTCTCCTTCTCGAAGAGCAGAACGCGCGTGGTGTTCTCAAAGATATCGATGACGTCCTTCGCCTCGACCGGCTTCTTCAGCTCAACCATCACGCTGTGAACGTGCATGAGAGTAGTCGGGACGACGAAGGCGCTCGTCTCGATGTTAATCGGTATAACCGTCTGGACGTCCGGCCCGTGGTGCGAAGGCACCGTAACGCTCGGCGTTATGGCGTTTATTGGACCGCGCTTCGTGTCGTTGGGGTCGGCAGCCCTTCTAATCATGACCGCGTAAACGTAGTCTATGTACTCCTGAATGGCCGAGAGGGTTCTGGTTAAACCCGTTGTGTTGCAGGAGACGACGCGGACGTAGTCCTTTCCCAAGGCCTTCTCGTAGTTGGCCTGGGCCACGAAGGAAACCTCGGCAACGTTCGCCTTCTCACCGCCCTGGAATACGGCCTTAACTCCGGCCTTCTCGTAAATTGCCTTGTTCTTTGCCCCCATTCCCCCAGGGGTGGCGTCAACGATTACGTCAACCTCGCCGAGAAGATCCTCCAGCGTTCCG belongs to Thermococcus sp. AM4 and includes:
- a CDS encoding AbrB/MazE/SpoVT family DNA-binding domain-containing protein translates to MSITKVTRNYQITIPAEIRKALGIREGELLEVNIEGDRIVLRRFKRERKRLKLGRNVTPEEIEKSIEEGMMECMGS
- a CDS encoding PIN domain-containing protein; its protein translation is MHGVIDTNVLIYDTFEDTEFHKRAEEVLESLDRWYVPAIVVQEYVWFFKNNGFSAEEALEALKGYTEDPRFKGLSEDPQLIESALDLVVAEKLSLSHFNDAVILLHTLERGTLVTFDVKLRNLAKRKGVVVLPEEL
- a CDS encoding phosphorylating glyceraldehyde-3-phosphate dehydrogenase, whose protein sequence is MARVKVGINGYGTIGKRVAYAVTKQDDMKLIGVTKTKPDFEAYRAKELGIPVYAASEEFLPRFEKAGFEVSGTLEDLLGEVDVIVDATPGGMGAKNKAIYEKAGVKAVFQGGEKANVAEVSFVAQANYEKALGKDYVRVVSCNTTGLTRTLSAIQEYIDYVYAVMIRRAADPNDTKRGPINAITPSVTVPSHHGPDVQTVIPINIETSAFVVPTTLMHVHSVMVELKKPVEAKDVIDIFENTTRVLLFEKEKGFESTAQLIEFARDLHREWNNLYEIAVWKESINVRGNRLFYIQAVHQESDVVPENIDAIRAMFELADKWESIKKTNKSLGILK